The stretch of DNA CTAACTGACCAAAAGTACTGAGTTATCCATATTAGATACTCTCAGTTCAATCCCGAAGTTAACGGTGATTTTATACACATTTCGATTCATATGACCTCTGAAGCATCGCTGGAGCCATGAAGACACGTTTCAGTACTTATGATATAATTTGCGGAGTCGCCGAACTTCAAAAGTAGGCATTCAActagttttatttgttgttgtttaatgtttgtttacctaatgtttatttgcattataTTAATTACAACTATTTCATCACAGGTTGGTGGGCTTGCGTGTGAATCAAATATACGATATTGATAACAAGACGTACCTTATCCGCCTGCAAGGTACTGGAGTAGTTCAAAAGATTACGCTTTTGATCGAGTCTGGAATTCGGTTTCACACAACCCGGTTTGAGTGGCCAAAAAATGCAGCTCCTTCTGGCTTCAGTATGAAGTTAAGGAAGCATCTAAAAAACAAGCGCTTGGAAAAAATTAGCCAGTTGGGTGTGGATCGTATAGTGGATTTTCAATTTGGAAGTGGCGATGCAGCCTATCATGTTTTACTTGAGCTATACGATCGaggaaatttgattttgactGATTTTGAGTTAACAACACTTTACATCCTGCGGCCACATACTGAGGGCGACAACATACGTTTTGCTGTCCGTGAAAAATATCCCGTTGAACGTGCTAAACATCAAGATGAGGAATTTCGACTGGACCTCTTAGACGACCTAATGGAAAAAGCCTCTCCTGGGGAAAATTTGCGACAAATATTAATGCCAGTTCTAAATTGTGGCCCTGCAGTCGTTGAACATGTACTTGTCTTACATGATTTGGCAAATCGTGTAATGCCAAAGGGAAACACTTCAGCCGCAGAAGAAGATGCACCAGAAGAGGTCTCAAAAAAGGTTCAAAACtcaaaaaaacaacgaaagcaACGAAATCTACAAAATGCTAAATCAGAAGTAAAGTTGTTTGACATGGAAAAAGATTTACCAACTCTAAAAATTGCTGTACAGGTAAGCAGAattattttaacaaattttttaCCTCCATGGTGCTGTTAAAAAGAGTTTTAAAGACACCAAAAACATAATATACTTTTACAAAATCTCCATTCCAAAAGTaattttttattcaaatatatttacagaGCGCGCTGAATCTTATTAATGATGGAAACAATGGGAAATCTAAAGGATATATTATTCAAGTAAAAGAGGAGAAACCAATAGAAAACGGGAAAATTGAATACTTTCTAAGAAACATTGAATTCCAACCGTTTCTCTTTGCTCAATTTAAAGAATATGAATTTGCAGTGTTTGAATCCTTTTTGGAAGCTGTCGATGAGTTTTACTCAACTCAAGAATCGCAAAAGATTGACATGAAAACGCTACAACAGGAACGTGAAGCCCTAAAAAAGCTTTCCAATGTTAAAAAGGATCATGCAAAGCGACTAGAGGAGCTAAATAAGGTGCAAGATGATGATAAAAAGAAAGCCGAATTAATTACATCCAATCAAAGCTTGGTGGATAATGCGATTCGGGCAGTTCAATCTGCTATTGCAAGTCAATTGGCATGGCCTGACATCCACGAGCTGGTTAAAGAGGCTCAGGCAAATGGCGATGTTGTCGCTAGTTCGATAAAACAGTTAAAACTAGAAATAAATCATATATCTCTGATCCTTAGTGATCCATATGACAATCAAAGCGAAATTGAAAGCGAAGATGGTAATGACTGTGCAGATTCGACCGTTGTTGATGTGGACTTAGCTTTGTCAGCATGGGCTAATGCCCGTCGCTACTACGACTTAAAACGTTCAGCAGCtcaaaaagaacagaaaactGTGGATGCATCTCAGAAGGCACTTAAATCGGCCGAGCGTAAAACGCAACAAACGCTTAAAGAAGTAAGAACTATATCCAACATAGTAAAGGCACGAAAAGTGTTCTGGTTTGAAAAGTTTTATTGGTTTATAAGTTCGGAAAATTTCTTAGTAATTGGAGGAAGAGATGCGCAGCAAAATGAACTTATTGTGAAGAGGTAAGTAGGTTTTAGGTCTTGTTCTATGCAGACTTTTAACATATATTCTAAATTTTAGATACATGCGTCCTAAGGACATTTATGTGCATGCTGAAATTCAAGGTGCTTCAAGCGTGGTTATACGGAATTCAACTGGAGAAGATATCCCTCCAAAAACTTTGGTAGAGGCCGGCTCTATGGCTATTTCATATAGCGTTGCCTGGGATGCCAAAGTGATCACTAATTCCTATTGGGTAACCAGCGAGCAAGTCAGTAAAACTGCTCCAACGGGAGAGTATTTGGCAACTGGCAGCTTTATGATCAGGGGCAAAAAAAACTTCTTACCCTCGTGCCACCTCACAATGGGACTTAGTTTACTTTTTAAACTAGAAGACAGTTTTGTGTCACGCCACTTGGGAGAGCGCAAAGTTCGCAGCATAGATGATGCTCCCTTCGAAAATAGTGTCAACCAAAGTGATTTAACGGATATGTTATCAAATGAAACAAGCGAAGATTTGGAAACACGACACGCCGTGAGCATACCTGAAGAAGATCGTAAAAACGATAACTCTGATTTTCCCAATACTGAAGTAAAGATTGAGCATGACACTGGTCGAATATCAGTTAAACCAAATTCATTAAATTCGGAGGACCAACAATCTATCGCTGAGAGCTTACCAAATGAGCCTATCAACGAGGAAACATTAATTATAGTAGCTGGACCTAGtcgcaaaaagcaacaaagtaattcgaaaaaaaataaagataaagcACGATCGTCTCAACCAGAAATCAAGCTGTCAGAAAACGCATCCTTAGATGCAGAGCCCAGTAGCTCATCGCAAATGAAACGAGGTCAGaagggaaaattgaaaaaaatgaaatcaaaatacaaGGATCAAGATGATGAGGAACGTGAGATCCGTATGATGATTCTTAACTCGTCCGGAAAATTAAAAGCGCCCATCAGTACTAGCAAAGTTGTTGAAAAACCTGTTATTGTTAATGAAGCAGAAAAGCCTGAGAAAAATTATAATCCCAAACCTAAAAACCAAGTGGAATTGGACGAAACGGAAGATACGCCTGCTGGAGTTGACATGGATATACTTAATAGTCTAACTGGACAGCCGCTTGAGGGCGATGAGTTACTCTTTGCAATTCCTGTAGTGGCTCCATATCAGGCATTACAAAACTACAAGTAAGTTGGTCGatattttacaataaaatacataaaacgCAGGGGACTTAAATTCAATTCCAATGACCGTCGCCCATAAAATAAGTTAAAATAAGTTTTCGTATGAAAATGACACGAGAATTTGATgtaacaaaaaacataatttacttttatttatttatataaacatttgttttcgttgttgcagATTCAAAGTGAAGCTAACACCAGGTACCGGAAAACGAGGAAAAGCTGCGAAACTGGCACTCAATATATTTGCAAAGGAGAAGACGTGCAATAATCGGGAACGAGATTTACTGAAAAGTATAAAGGAGGAGTCCCTGGCCAGAAATATTCCCGGAAAAGTGAAAGTATCGGCTCCACAACTACAAAAGATGAAAAAATAACATGTGTAGATATTTACTATATTACCGTGTTTATGCATAATAAAGTTtttcaaaaacaataaacggGCCTGCCCTATTTAAAGACCCTGCTTGAGGGCCAATTTAATCGTgcatatgttcatacatatttgtgtagGACTTAAAACAAGAACATGTATTGCGTGAAGCACGACAAGGGTCGTGCTACTTTTCATCCGCAGATTGTAGGATGATGTTGATTGAGAATATATATGTGATCAGATCGAAAAAGCATTTGTTGTAAGTAACTGGCCAAAGAAAATCCACTTCCTCTCTCCGAGAATAGTAATACAATGTTTTTCGATTACTATAACATAGTTAGGGCAATATTGATTTTGGTAACTGTTGAGTTCCACCATTATCGATAGTCAGCCCGCTGACCAAAGTGCCAACATATATACAGAAAATTGTGCGCATGCGTTTAATATGGAGTACAAGtttgcatgtgtttgtttACCTCGTTTGTCTGCTTTAAGGCAGGAAAAGAATTGTATAAGTACATAGATATTTGTGTGCTAAGTTGCCCAAGTTGGAATTTTGTGTATAAAAGGGCTAATGAAGATAATGTCATCGCCACACATTAGTTTCTGCAGTGAAAGTCTTCCATAGATGAAGTCTCAAACAGTAAAGCAAATGTTGGGAAAAAAGTTACAGAAGCTTTAGCGCGCAAGACAGCGAAAAATGTATCTTCCGAATGAAATCCATATAACACATGTTTTCAAAGTTCCCAATTTATGTACGTAAAACATGAAAATTACAGTAAGAATAAACAGTAAAAGTGCTCATCAGATTAAACTGAAGAAACTAGTCAACAAAGTTCCACCCAGTTACGATTTATCCACATGTACGTATAAATGTGCAAACCTATTTGCAAGTTCGTGTACAaaaaagtatatgtatatgtttatgtaaatatgtatgtacatacaaatgtgcaAAGTTTGGCAGGaatgaattgatttaattgcactgaatgcatgtatgtatatacatatatacatatgtatgtgtacatatgtatgtacacctGTGCATGTCCTTAAatatttcgattcgattcgcaTGGTAACAtggaaaaatgtatgtatttacactATTTCCAGTGTatgaaaacataaaacatcaaaatgaatgtatgtatgtacatatgttaccAGGACTGTTTATTCAACCGCTCTGCGGTAGCGGAAAGTGATGTTCATATGTTGTTTAGTAGAAATTACAACATGTACCTACaagcataaatatgtatgtctgtatgtatatatttacatatgtgtgtacacacaaatgtttgcACATTTAGTCGGTATCAATTTTTGGTAAACTATGACACCAGAAGTAATAACAGACTTCTGAATCAGAATACTTTTCAAATAAACTATCTCAATCgtggatatgtatgtacatatgtaaaataaGTAATGATCGTTTCTAttggaaatattaaatataaatgcttaaagttttctttttattgaaaCTATATTTTAAAAGTTTAAATGAAAAGCTTATAGTGATACAAAAAATGTCTACAATTGGTGCGCTTACTTGACAGAATTATATTTAGTTTGctgaaatgtttttaatacGGATTCCGGCCCAATCCGACAAAGTCTAATATTTGACTTTCAAAGTAT from Drosophila subobscura isolate 14011-0131.10 chromosome O, UCBerk_Dsub_1.0, whole genome shotgun sequence encodes:
- the LOC117898859 gene encoding nuclear export mediator factor NEMF homolog; amino-acid sequence: MKTRFSTYDIICGVAELQKLVGLRVNQIYDIDNKTYLIRLQGTGVVQKITLLIESGIRFHTTRFEWPKNAAPSGFSMKLRKHLKNKRLEKISQLGVDRIVDFQFGSGDAAYHVLLELYDRGNLILTDFELTTLYILRPHTEGDNIRFAVREKYPVERAKHQDEEFRLDLLDDLMEKASPGENLRQILMPVLNCGPAVVEHVLVLHDLANRVMPKGNTSAAEEDAPEEVSKKVQNSKKQRKQRNLQNAKSEVKLFDMEKDLPTLKIAVQSALNLINDGNNGKSKGYIIQVKEEKPIENGKIEYFLRNIEFQPFLFAQFKEYEFAVFESFLEAVDEFYSTQESQKIDMKTLQQEREALKKLSNVKKDHAKRLEELNKVQDDDKKKAELITSNQSLVDNAIRAVQSAIASQLAWPDIHELVKEAQANGDVVASSIKQLKLEINHISLILSDPYDNQSEIESEDGNDCADSTVVDVDLALSAWANARRYYDLKRSAAQKEQKTVDASQKALKSAERKTQQTLKEVRTISNIVKARKVFWFEKFYWFISSENFLVIGGRDAQQNELIVKRYMRPKDIYVHAEIQGASSVVIRNSTGEDIPPKTLVEAGSMAISYSVAWDAKVITNSYWVTSEQVSKTAPTGEYLATGSFMIRGKKNFLPSCHLTMGLSLLFKLEDSFVSRHLGERKVRSIDDAPFENSVNQSDLTDMLSNETSEDLETRHAVSIPEEDRKNDNSDFPNTEVKIEHDTGRISVKPNSLNSEDQQSIAESLPNEPINEETLIIVAGPSRKKQQSNSKKNKDKARSSQPEIKLSENASLDAEPSSSSQMKRGQKGKLKKMKSKYKDQDDEEREIRMMILNSSGKLKAPISTSKVVEKPVIVNEAEKPEKNYNPKPKNQVELDETEDTPAGVDMDILNSLTGQPLEGDELLFAIPVVAPYQALQNYKFKVKLTPGTGKRGKAAKLALNIFAKEKTCNNRERDLLKSIKEESLARNIPGKVKVSAPQLQKMKK